A single window of Intrasporangium calvum DSM 43043 DNA harbors:
- a CDS encoding adenylate kinase codes for MRMIILGPPGAGKGTQAAHIAERLQIPAISTGDIFRTNIKEQTELGRKVEAILASGGYVPDEVTNEIVEDRLSWPDATEGFLLDGYPRTAGQVEALEGMLSRRGHALDAVLELTVDEDAVVERLLKRAEIEGRADDSEEVIRERQAIYRRETAPLAEHYADAGLLVQVDGMGEVDEVTDRIIRALPTPAAED; via the coding sequence ATGCGCATGATCATCCTCGGCCCGCCCGGAGCCGGTAAGGGCACCCAGGCCGCGCACATCGCCGAGCGCCTGCAGATCCCGGCCATCTCGACCGGGGACATCTTCCGGACGAACATCAAGGAGCAGACCGAGCTCGGCCGCAAGGTCGAGGCGATCCTCGCCTCCGGCGGCTACGTCCCGGACGAGGTCACGAACGAGATCGTCGAGGACCGGCTCTCCTGGCCCGACGCGACCGAGGGGTTCCTGCTCGACGGCTACCCCCGCACCGCCGGTCAGGTCGAGGCCCTCGAGGGGATGCTGTCCCGCCGCGGTCACGCCCTCGACGCCGTGCTCGAGCTCACCGTCGATGAGGATGCGGTCGTCGAGCGGCTGCTCAAGCGCGCCGAGATCGAGGGTCGCGCCGACGACAGCGAGGAAGTCATCCGGGAGCGTCAGGCGATCTACCGTCGTGAGACCGCCCCGCTGGCCGAGCACTATGCCGACGCCGGGCTCCTCGTCCAGGTCGACGGCATGGGCGAGGTGGACGAGGTCACCGACCGGATCATCCGCGCCCTGCCCACGCCGGCAGCCGAGGACTGA
- the secY gene encoding preprotein translocase subunit SecY: MLAAFVRAFRTPDLRNKLLFTLSIIVLFRLGSHLPTPGVSYPLVQNCLASRDASGDAASGFLNLANLFSGGALLQLSVFALGIMPYITASIIVQLLTVVIPRFEELKKEGQAGTTKMTQYTRYLTIGLAVLQSSTLVTFARNPSTLFGPACDNILVDSSFVTILIMVLTMTAGTGLIMWLGELITDRGVGNGMSLLIFLSIASSFPRALWAIKDNQGWGTFLGVILLGLFVIAAVVFVEQSQRRIPVQYAKRMVGRRMYGGTSTYIPLKVNMANVIPVIFAASLMALPGMIAQFNTDPTQTPPLWVQWVQTNLTKGDHPVYMIIYTALIIFFTFFYVSITFNPTEVADNMKKYGGFIPGIRAGRPTAEYLNYVITRITVPGALYLAIVSLIPLIAIAAIGADQNFPFGGTSILIIVGVGLETVKQIEAQLQQRHYEGFLR; encoded by the coding sequence GTGCTCGCCGCCTTCGTTCGCGCGTTCCGTACCCCGGACCTGCGCAACAAGTTGCTCTTCACCCTGAGCATCATCGTGCTGTTCCGCCTCGGCTCGCACCTGCCCACCCCAGGGGTCAGCTACCCGCTGGTGCAGAACTGCCTCGCGTCGCGGGACGCCTCGGGTGACGCGGCGTCCGGGTTCCTCAACCTCGCGAACCTCTTCAGCGGTGGCGCGCTCCTGCAGCTGTCCGTCTTCGCGCTCGGGATCATGCCCTACATCACGGCGAGCATCATCGTGCAGCTGCTCACCGTCGTCATCCCTCGCTTCGAGGAGCTGAAGAAGGAGGGGCAGGCCGGCACGACGAAGATGACGCAGTACACGCGTTACCTCACGATCGGCCTGGCCGTCCTGCAGTCCTCGACGCTGGTGACCTTCGCGCGCAACCCCTCGACCCTGTTCGGCCCGGCCTGCGACAACATCCTCGTCGACTCGTCGTTCGTCACCATCCTCATCATGGTGCTCACCATGACGGCCGGCACCGGCCTGATCATGTGGCTCGGCGAGCTGATCACCGACCGTGGCGTCGGCAACGGCATGTCGCTGCTGATCTTCCTCTCGATCGCGTCATCGTTCCCCCGCGCGCTCTGGGCCATCAAGGACAACCAGGGCTGGGGCACCTTCCTCGGCGTCATCCTGCTCGGTCTCTTCGTCATCGCCGCCGTGGTCTTCGTCGAGCAGTCGCAGCGGCGCATCCCGGTCCAGTACGCCAAGCGGATGGTCGGCCGCCGGATGTACGGCGGGACCTCCACGTACATCCCGCTCAAGGTCAACATGGCCAACGTCATCCCGGTGATCTTCGCGGCGTCGCTGATGGCGCTCCCCGGCATGATCGCGCAGTTCAACACCGACCCGACGCAGACGCCGCCGCTCTGGGTCCAGTGGGTGCAGACGAACCTCACCAAGGGCGACCACCCGGTCTACATGATCATCTACACGGCGCTCATCATCTTCTTCACGTTCTTCTACGTGTCGATCACGTTCAACCCGACCGAGGTCGCCGACAACATGAAGAAGTACGGGGGCTTCATCCCAGGAATCCGTGCCGGGCGACCCACGGCGGAGTACCTGAACTACGTCATCACCCGAATCACCGTGCCGGGTGCCCTGTACCTAGCGATCGTCTCGCTGATCCCGCTCATCGCCATCGCGGCGATCGGCGCGGACCAGAACTTCCCCTTCGGTGGTACCTCGATCCTGATCATCGTCGGTGTCGGTCTGGAGACGGTCAAGCAGATCGAGGCGCAGCTGCAGCAGCGCCATTACGAAGGGTTCCTCCGTTGA
- the rplO gene encoding 50S ribosomal protein L15: MATKKQGESALKVHHLRPAPGAKTAKTRVGRGEGSKGKTAGRGTKGTKARYQVPERFEGGSMPLHMRLPKLRGFKNPFRTEYQVVNLDRLQVLFPEGGQVSVADLVAKGAVRDGHPVKVLGTGEISVKVDVEVHKVSASAKEKIEAAGGSVKALADN; encoded by the coding sequence ATGGCTACCAAGAAGCAGGGCGAGTCCGCCCTCAAGGTGCACCACCTGCGTCCGGCTCCCGGGGCCAAGACCGCCAAGACCCGCGTGGGTCGTGGTGAGGGCTCCAAGGGCAAGACCGCCGGACGTGGCACCAAGGGCACGAAGGCCCGCTACCAGGTCCCGGAGCGTTTCGAGGGCGGCTCGATGCCGCTCCACATGCGCCTGCCCAAGCTCCGCGGCTTCAAGAACCCGTTCCGCACCGAGTACCAGGTCGTGAACCTGGACCGCCTGCAGGTCCTCTTCCCGGAGGGCGGGCAGGTGTCGGTCGCCGACCTCGTGGCCAAGGGTGCCGTCCGTGACGGCCACCCGGTCAAGGTGCTCGGCACGGGCGAGATCTCAGTCAAGGTCGATGTCGAGGTGCACAAGGTCTCGGCGTCCGCCAAGGAGAAGATCGAGGCCGCCGGCGGCTCGGTCAAGGCCCTGGCCGACAACTGA
- the rpmD gene encoding 50S ribosomal protein L30 gives MARLKVTQIRSEIGGKQNQRDTLRSLGLKRIGDIVVKEDRPEIRGMVKTVTHLVTVEEVD, from the coding sequence ATGGCGCGGCTCAAGGTGACCCAGATCCGTTCCGAGATCGGCGGCAAGCAGAACCAGCGTGACACGCTGCGCAGCCTCGGTCTGAAGCGCATTGGCGACATCGTCGTCAAGGAGGACCGTCCCGAGATCCGCGGGATGGTCAAGACGGTGACCCACCTGGTCACCGTCGAGGAGGTTGACTGA
- the rpsE gene encoding 30S ribosomal protein S5 yields the protein MPGQQRRGTGPAGGGERTERGDRQDRRGGRDNRDGGRDAEKSQYVERVVTINRVAKVVKGGRRFSFTALVVVGDGDGTVGVGYGKAKEVPAAIAKGVEEAKKNFFKVPRIQGTIPHPVQGEAAAGVVMLRPAAPGTGVIAGGPVRAVLECAGIHDVLSKSLGSDNAINIVHATAQALRDLERPESVAARRGKTLEQVAPAAMLRARAAGLAEKAAEKAGA from the coding sequence ATGCCCGGACAGCAGCGTCGAGGCACCGGTCCCGCCGGTGGCGGCGAGCGCACCGAGCGCGGCGATCGTCAGGACCGCCGCGGCGGCCGTGACAACCGTGACGGCGGTCGGGACGCCGAGAAGAGCCAGTACGTCGAGCGCGTCGTGACGATCAACCGCGTCGCCAAGGTCGTCAAGGGTGGCCGTCGCTTCAGCTTCACGGCCCTCGTGGTCGTCGGTGACGGTGACGGCACCGTGGGCGTCGGCTACGGCAAGGCCAAGGAAGTCCCCGCGGCCATCGCCAAGGGCGTCGAGGAGGCCAAGAAGAACTTCTTCAAGGTCCCCCGCATCCAGGGCACCATCCCCCACCCCGTCCAGGGTGAGGCGGCCGCTGGGGTCGTCATGCTCCGTCCCGCAGCCCCCGGTACCGGTGTCATCGCCGGCGGTCCGGTGCGTGCGGTGCTGGAGTGTGCCGGCATCCACGACGTCCTCTCCAAGTCGCTGGGCTCCGACAACGCCATCAACATCGTGCACGCGACGGCGCAGGCCCTGCGTGACCTCGAGCGCCCCGAGTCCGTCGCGGCGCGTCGCGGCAAGACCCTCGAGCAGGTGGCCCCGGCCGCCATGCTGCGGGCCCGCGCGGCCGGCCTCGCCGAGAAGGCCGCCGAGAAGGCTGGTGCGTGA
- the rplR gene encoding 50S ribosomal protein L18 has translation MAMIIKRGKSKAAARIRRQVRGRKKIAGTSARPRLVVSRSSRHMFVQVVDDTVGKTVASASTMEADLRTFEGDKTAKAKKVGELVAARAKSAGVEAVVFDRGGNKYHGRVAAIAEGAREGGLSL, from the coding sequence AGGCTGCCGCCCGCATCCGGCGCCAGGTTCGCGGTCGCAAGAAGATCGCCGGCACCTCGGCCCGTCCCCGTCTCGTGGTGTCACGCTCGAGCCGGCACATGTTCGTCCAGGTCGTCGACGACACCGTCGGGAAGACCGTCGCGTCTGCGTCGACGATGGAGGCGGACCTGCGCACGTTCGAGGGCGACAAGACCGCCAAGGCCAAGAAGGTCGGCGAGCTCGTCGCGGCCCGCGCCAAGAGCGCCGGGGTCGAGGCCGTCGTCTTCGACCGCGGGGGCAACAAGTACCACGGTCGCGTCGCGGCGATCGCCGAGGGCGCTCGTGAAGGCGGGCTGTCCCTGTGA